A stretch of Henckelia pumila isolate YLH828 chromosome 4, ASM3356847v2, whole genome shotgun sequence DNA encodes these proteins:
- the LOC140867121 gene encoding uncharacterized protein, whose translation MSGGVGASSDISPPKEESVTGRPPKVMGFFSFRQLNAFAVVLVLSASGMVSVEDFAFVLFSVIYMYFISKVAFPPNSPAAEPPVFGPKNRILGIYVFVAAVIGLYLPIAYIFQGIFEGDKEGIKAAAPHVFLLASQVFMEGISFSGGFSLPIRVFVPVFYNSKRIFTIVEWVRSEIDKVESEYGGSLRRLHVGRLLAIANMAFWSFNLFGFLLPVFLPKAFKIYYANRKFKD comes from the coding sequence ATGTCCGGTGGAGTGGGTGCATCCAGTGACATATCCCCACCTAAAGAAGAATCGGTTACCGGAAGACCCCCAAAAGTTATGGGTTTCTTCTCTTTCCGGCAGCTCAACGCCTTTGCGGTCGTTCTGGTTCTCTCCGCCAGCGGTATGGTAAGCGTCGAGGACTTTGCCTTCGTCCTCTTTTCAGTCATTTACATGTACTTCATATCCAAAGTGGCCTTCCCTCCCAACTCCCCCGCCGCGGAGCCGCCGGTTTTCGGTCCCAAAAACAGGATCCTAGGCATTTACGTGTTCGTGGCTGCGGTGATCGGATTGTATCTCCCCATAGCTTACATCTTCCAAGGCATATTCGAAGGGGACAAAGAGGGGATCAAGGCAGCTGCCCCACATGTTTTTCTACTGGCCAGTCAAGTGTTCATGGAGGGGATTTCGTTCTCCGGCGGGTTTTCGCTGCCGATCCGCGTTTTCGTGCCGGTTTTCTACAATTCCAAGAGGATTTTCACGATTGTGGAGTGGGTGAGGAGTGAGATCGATAAGGTGGAATCGGAGTATGGAGGGAGCCTGAGGAGACTCCATGTGGGGAGGCTTCTTGCTATTGCTAATATGGCTTTTTGGAGCTTTAACTTGTTTGGGTTTTTGTTGCCTGTCTTTCTTCCCAAGGCTTTCAAGATTTACTACGCTAATCGCAAGTTTAAGGATTGA